Proteins encoded together in one Lathyrus oleraceus cultivar Zhongwan6 chromosome 5, CAAS_Psat_ZW6_1.0, whole genome shotgun sequence window:
- the LOC127080962 gene encoding uncharacterized protein LOC127080962 — protein MSQHPSPSGSKPSQHAKTSSMEFVDEDIMDVTPLCMIPGNTTGTSSNAGDKQGNTSGNSSLPKDMYYTDRAIRRPVTRILSEGHKVEGVSTPLSRREPFPEREPHADKDDDSSRSEKEVAAEGLCSLGKTLPSKKQNVSQGNIIDLEEESTEGEDDHLVHLVKPSIAKKLKTKKEKSMAKMRVARVKKIAGVGPSKPWSKVEVGKRKERHNSDSEEDVKDDVPDISPAKRQVVQKSPGKAAAVHLDNISFHLEDGAAKWKYVIQRRVAIERELGQEAVEVKEVIDLIKNAGLIKTVGVLQGICKRQMCKILTKCHQQVPRKRNRWRSRPRNHR, from the exons atgtctcaacatccatcgCCATCTGGTTCCAAACCCTCCCAACATGCAAAGACTTCATCCATGGAGTTTGTAGATGAAGACATAATGGACGTCACTCCTCTGTGCATGATACCGGGCAACACCACAGGTACCTCCTCCAATgctggagataagcaaggtaatacctctGGTAACTCCTCTCTTCCTAAAGACATGTATTACACTGATCGCGCTATAAGGAGACCGGTTACTAGAATACTGAGTGAAGGACATAAAGTTGAAGGGGTctctacccctctgtccagaagggaacCCTTTCCTGAGAGAGAACCCcatgctgataaagatgatgattcatctagatcagaaaaagAGGTGGCTGCTGAAGGGCTttgctctctaggtaaaaccctacctagcaagaaacaAAATGTGTCTCAAGGAAATATTATTGATCTGGAGGAAGAAAgcactgaaggagaagatgatCATTTGGTTCATCTGGTTAAACCTAGCATAGCTAAGAAACTGAAAACTAAGAAAGAAAAAAGCATGGCTAAAATGAGAGTTGCTAGAGTGAAAAAGATTGCAGGAGTAGGACCCTCAAAACCCTGGAGCAAGGTTGAGGttggaaaaagaaaagaaagacaCAACTCTGATTCTGAGGAGGATGTtaaagacgatgtcccagacatctcccctgcaaaaaggcaggttGTTCAGAAATCTCCTGGCAAGGCTGCTGCTGTCCatctagacaatatctcctttcatttggaagatggAGCAGCAAAGTGGAAATATGTCATTCAGAGAAGAGTAGCCATTGAAAGAGAACTTGGACAAgaagctgtagaggtaaaggaGGTTATTGATCTGATCAAAAATGCTGGACTCATAAAGACTGTG GGAGTTTTGCAAGGTATTTGTAAGAGGCAAATGTGTAAAATTCTCACCAAGtgtcatcaacaagttcctaggaagaggaatAGATGGAGGAGTAGACCTAGAAACCACAGATAA